In Paramormyrops kingsleyae isolate MSU_618 unplaced genomic scaffold, PKINGS_0.4 ups193, whole genome shotgun sequence, the following are encoded in one genomic region:
- the LOC111841109 gene encoding uncharacterized protein: MRWMRMETMSRSIHWARGRLIESQVADEMLSLISEFIQEANNHHQQPVLHSFTAPRMAGRTGRPAYQITQEQLQMLLSFNFAGKHIAEILGVSRCTVKRRLRQYNLSFRGCYTTITDDALDNCVLEVLSANDEIGAEAVRARLVGEGIIVQRWRVRQSLIRTNPEGVALRTMSHRLQRRTYQVAGPNSLWHLDGNHKLIKWRIVIHGGIDGFSRLVVFLQGSDNNRSETVMELFVEAISHYGVPSRVRCDHGGENNAVCLFMDVFRGSNRGSAIRGRSTHNQRIERLWGDVWKGVTNVYH, from the exons ATGAGATGGATGAG GATGGAGACCATGTCGAGGAGTATTCATTGGGCCAGAGGGCGACTAATTGAATCACAGGTGGCCGATGAAATGCTTAGTCTTATAAGCGAGTTCATTCAGGAAGCCAACAACCACCACCAACAACCTG TTCTTCATAGTTTCACTGCACCTCGGATGGCAGGAAGGACTGGGAGACCGGCATACCAAATAACCCAAGAGCAGTTGCAGATGTTGTTGTCATTTAACTTTGCTGGAAAACATATTGCAGAGATCTTGGGTGTGTCAAGATGCACAGTGAAGCGTCGGTTaag ACAGTATAATCTGTCATTTAGAGGTTGCTACACCACCATCACTGATGACGCCCTGGACAACTGTGTGCTGGAGGTCCTCTCTGCCAATGATGAAATTGGAGCAGAGGCTGTCAGGGCACGGCTTGTGGGCGAGGGCATCATAGTCCAGAGATGGCGTGTGCGACAAAGTCTCATCAGGACCAATCCTGAAGGTGTTGCTCTTCGGACTATGTCCCACAGGCTTCAGAGGAGAACATATCAAGTGGCCGGGCCAAATTCACTATGGCACCTTGATGGCAACCACAAGCTCATTAA ATGGAGGATTGTGATCCATGGAGGAATTGATGGCTTCAGCAGACTTGTGGTATTCCTTCAAGGTTCTGACAACAACAGAAGTGAAACTGTAATGGAGTTGTTTGTTGAGGCTATCAGCCACTATGGTGTCCCATCCAGAGTCAGATGTGATCATGGAGGGGAAAACAATGCTGTTTGTCTCTTTATGGATGTCTTCCGAGGCTCAAACCGGGGAAGTGCTATAAGAGGAAGAAGCACGCATAACCAACGCATTGAGAGACTGTGGGGTGATGTCTGGAAAGGAGTTACAAATGTCTACCATTAG